The following DNA comes from Anopheles coustani chromosome 2, idAnoCousDA_361_x.2, whole genome shotgun sequence.
TCTTGTATTAGATAGGCAAGATGGATCTCTTAGTTCCAAAAATAACTCTCAACTACGTAACGAATTGTGAACGGTTCgagaatttaattgaaattctcCAGCCTCTCTTGTTGAATGTAATCTGAAGCAATTATTTCCCAACCTGACACCGTCGACATGGTGTATCTGTCGTCTCTAGACTTTTGATATTTGATCATCATTCTAACCTATCGGATACAGTAGGAAAATCCTTCAACATGGCGAATGAGAAGTAAAATTGTAGCTTTACTCTTCGCTTTACTTTTTGTCTTACAAATTACCGTCATTAATTCCTTATTCTTTGGAGatatttttcacaaaatgCTCATGGAAATCGAAACTCATTAATTGTATGTGGTTTGCTCTATTGTGTCTATtctgaaaagcaaaaacacaatCATATCTAGAAAAACTTGATTTAATGAATTGAACTAATTGTAAGTCTTATTGCCATTTCGCAAGAAACAATTTTGGAGGGACAACAAAAATATCAGATCATAGAATTGCGGATATACCTTTTATGCTAACAGGTTCGGTACGACGGTCCTTTACTTTCGTTCCTTCTGGAAGATGCATTGGAATTAGGATAAGTAATCACCaaaatttagtttagtttgTATCAAAACACCAGAGTTCAGTTTGTATGAAAGTATACAAGTACTATTATCCATGCAAGGGCTACATCGTAAGGAGGTAGCATAAGCGTGAATCACTCGGTAATTTCAGGAACTTGGTGCCTACCtcaaattttcttcattttcgtaAGTCCTGCTCAGCACCGTACACCCGGGCCAGTCAGTGTTTTGGGGTAGTTGTTACATTTAGAGGTGCATATGTCCGCCATATACCTTACACTTCCCAGAACTCTTGTGCTAACCTCAGGTCTCTGGTAAATGCTCCGGAAgtgttttggaaatgttttctaGCATCCTGATAGGCTATCGAGATGGGTGtatttttgaacgtttcgGGCGACACTTGGTTCGATTTGGGTGTGTGCTACAGCCATAGTCAATTCATGGCATGTGTTTTTGCGCGATGGCTTCGTTTGACAGTTCGTCGTGGTCGGTTCGCAAAAGGAAAAGGGTTGAAACGATCCCGGGACATATGCTGCTGTCGTCTGCCGGCATATCTCGAGGGGGCGCTCGCTATGAAACCCGGCAAAGGCATGGATGCGATGCCGGTGATCCTGGCCGAgacgagtgtatgtgtgtgtgtgtgtttgtgtgtgcgtgcgttgcTCGGGTTCGGTTTCGGTAACGGTAACCCAAACCGCTCGGTTAAGGGTAGTTTGGGCATTCTTTATCCTccccatcagcagcagcatattCGGACACTCACACAAACATGGGGTAGTCAAATCACTCCATCACACACAATTTCCCCCTGCGAGCGAGGGGTGCACATTCGTCGAGGAGGTACGCAGCCAGTGCCACAATGttcgaggttttttttcccttattCCGTCTCGAGCAAATATTGAAGGGGATGAAAGCAAAAAAGTGTGTGTATGATGACGCCTGCTGGTGCGCCTGGTTGGGGTACGCTTTTGCTGGGTTTTCCACCGCCCGGTGTTGGCGGTTTCCACCGAGTCCTTCAAGGAAAGGAAGCATAAGCCCGGGGGGAGAATGGAAGCGTAATCCATTCAAATGAATAATGTATTCCCAAATAGAGTCAATTCAAAGCTTTGGcacgaatgaaatggaaatacAGAAAAGGACGAGAAAGTATAGATAGCTACGGAGAAAGCAGGCAAAAGGAGCACAGTTAAGCACAGTCTAGTGGAGCGGCATAAGCCCAACGGAAAAAAGGATATTCGTACCAAAGCCAACTCCGAGCAACTCCCCCAGTCATAGTTGACCGAGCGACATCATGTTGCTGCCGGTTGCTATGCGCGCCGCCatgatttgtgtgtgtgtgtgtatgtggtaaGCGAATGTGCGAACGTATGTGTTCGTTTTTGCcggctttttttccttcagctACCTCCCCGCCGTGTACATCAAAACGGTCGACTCCTGGAGGTCCTTGATTTGACGGTGCGCTTTCAGGACTCAGGTGGAGAGAGTGTCCTTCGCCGGGCGCCGCCATTTCGTTTTGGCGCAGCCGGGCGCGGTGCACGATTGGGTGGAGTTGGCGACGAAATGGAGTCGgacggaggaaaaataattgaaaatcgtTTCCCGGAAGGGGCTATGAATGGCAGCGTCTTCAAGGTAACGGTCGAACGGCAGACAGTCCCGCAAGTCGtgagggtgtttttttttctggaagGCGCAAGAGGAAAAACGAGCGAAAAAGGATATTCGCTTCGGAAGATCCCCGGGTACGAATTTTGCAAACGTTGTTCGAATCCGGCATTTCTTCCCTTTATGTTTGTCTATGATTTTGTTGGTAAAATTGCACAATTTGTGCGCGGTACCCCCAATTGAGCAATAGAGATAAAAGTCCAACCCcaatgtgtgtttatttttttctttcttttgttgcTACACACGCCATTCATCGCGCGTTGCCTTGGACATGTTttcttgtgtttctttttgttttggttgtgtTTCGTTGCCGCAAACCCCCGAGGGGATGGGTTTCGAGTACGGGAAGGGGGCGCAGGGGGCGCGCACCATAACTGGTGGAGGTGTGTTGCAAGCCAGTCTGGGGACGAGGAGTGTTTTATTTGGGAAATTCTTTGTTTAACACCGCCGCGCGTCTTCGTtaagcggaaatgtttttgaacCCTGCATGGCGCATGCGaatggttgtgtgtgtgtgccgttgACACGATACATTTATGTGTGTTGGTTTCGATTCTCGTTCTATACCGCACGCTCTCCGCTTTTTTTGTTGGAGCGGATGAAAGAGCGCGAGCGGTGAGGATGCCAGCGGAGGAGTAAGCGAGAGATCCAATAAGAACAGACGCGCGTTCGTTACCCCGCCGCAGTATGGAGCGTTgcttggtgtgcgtgtgtgtacctCTGCTTTTCATTCTTGCTTTAAGCACACAagcgataaacaaacaacgagcAGAAAGAGCAAGGCAGAGagaggagagaaagagaaaaaaagatgcGCAGTGACGGGCGATGGCGCTAACAAACACAGCTGCGGCCTCGTTTACGGAACCGGCTTGGAATGTCGGTCCTTGCTAGGGGCGCGTGGTGGTGGCAGGGATGGGATAGGGAAATAGAACTTCAGAACTTTCTGTCCACAGGGAAAACCTTCCACGCGTGGAAGATGCGAGGGTGCCCCCACGATGTTGACGGCTATTTGTTCGGACGCCTGAACAAAGCTTGCGCAGCAGCACCGTCGATCCCAACGCACACTAGCGCGCACGGGAACACGCACATCTGGCAGATGGCAGCCGCGAACTCGACCCGCATGTATAACCAAACGCTGCGGCGCGCGTTTCTTTCGCTCCCTTTCTCTGTCTCGCACTCTCTCTCTGAGAACGAACGCGGGCTTTGTGTGCGTGCAAGGGCGCCGCTGCTGGAGCTTCACACCTTGTGTGTGgggtttttcgcttttcgcttGGATCGCTACGGTCAGTCGTACTGCAGAACTGACGGCGGCAAGAGTGAGTTTTTTAGCGCGCTACGTCTCTGCTGGATTGCTTCGCGTTCGGTTCACAAGGAAGCAAGCAGAACACACATTCCCTCTCCCCTGCCCTGCCGGGTGTCTTTCGTTGCCTCCGCGCGTAGGAAGCGAACAGGAAGCGAACACACAGGGCGGTGGACAACCGCGTTTCCCGTCGAGTCTCGGAGGCGATGCGAGTCACGCATTATTGAATgccgttttcgttttcggcCATTCCAGTCAGTAGTAGTGGGCCGGGGAGATGCAGTTTTCGACATCCCCGGTGCTCCAGGGTTCCGGTTAGAGTTTCGGACGGTGTGTTTGCGCGTCACATTGGGCGTTCCGGCTTCCGGGCCATTCGCCAAAGGGGTGTGTGTAGCGAGCCAGAACCAACTCGCGaacaaccatttttttttttttcgaacggTGAACGATGAAATTTCTTTCTGTGTGCGAAGAAAGCAGAACCGCATGAAAGCTACTACTATATACTACTCCATTCTCGGAAATGGACGATTGGTGGTAAACCCGTAGAATGTGTAAAAACCCAGGGACTGGGACGTGTAACGTGCTGTTCGGATGAAATTTTGCAACGGTGACTTGATGTGTGCAAAATAAACCAGCGTAGTGCGTACAAATCGGATGGGTTCGCATTGGAAGTTTGCACCCATTGCATGATGATAGTGTGATATCGTGGAACTGTTTGTTAGTTTAGACTTCTTGGTGGAGAACTTCCTCATCCTCGACATAAAAATGGACAGTTAAAagtgacgaaaaaaaacgccaaagtaaatgtttttttctgcagCTCTTCTGAAACACCACCACACTACCCATGCACTATGTGCTGCGTCGGCAGATAATCATTAAACCATATGGTACTGCaattgttagtttttttttcaactgtgAAAAAACCATATCGGCCACAAGTTCAACGAGCTATCCAGGGTTTCGCTACGCCATCCACGCCGTGAAACAAAGGgacaaaaagtgcaaaaaaaacaggacgTTTTACCTTGTGTGAAGGATACTTGGTTCATcacatacacacgtacacactgTGCCCACGTAGAAACGCCAGCTTTTGTCCTGCTGTGTATCCTTGAATGAGAGCGCAACAGgaagcagtagaaaaaacgGCCGCTGCCGAGGGGAGTAAAGAGTGATGTGTTGTGAGCGATACCTTTGTGAAATTCAACACACATACGAGCGTAGGATAAAACACAGATAAAATTCCTCGCCCAATCTGGATAAatgatgttggtctgcttCTTGTATCGACTCAGGCGgtgttttaaatcaatttgccTAACCCCCCGAAGCTGTTCTCCAACCGCACGGCCAGCAACAAATCTAGTTGGTTCTGGTTAGCTAGTAAGGACATTCGGGTTCTGACTGAACTTACAAAGCATACCTGTGTGATGAGAGTGAGAGAAGGAAGGTGCCAAGATGAGTGACGGTCGTCGAACGTCTCTGCCTGGATATGCAACAAGAAGGTCTCAAGAAGCCGAGGGAAAATAACTTTCTTGACCGCCGTTTCGAACCTCAAGCAGTAAATTTATTGATGCTGTGTGTTCGTGACTGGTTTTTACAATACACtcatgtgtgagtgtgtgtgtctacTGTGGTGTTTGTGACTATTATTTTGCAGGATGCACAGCAGTGTGATGTTTCCTACGATATCCTTGCTGAACCCGTTGAACTTGTGTTCAATTCCCGGATTTAGTATTGATTTCttctttaaaatataaaatccaACACACTTGGACTCTGTACAGCATCAAACATACGACCTTtacaaggttttgtgtttgaatAGTGTATCGggattattttgaaatattttaatctctTTAAAAAGCGAGAATATCGTGATTTGTCTCCATTTTCTGTAATTCTACAATGTCAACCCCACCGTAGGTTGTTTCGAAACCTTATTATTAACCATTCTATATTTGCGACTCTCAATTAGATTGACGGATTTGTTTCCGTGAAAACAAAGTGAcaagaattaaaaaataaaaagaaatacggaaaacaaacacttaACGCAACGCTTAAGTCGAATCCACGTTGCCTGGTGTGTGAATAGTGTAGAACGAAACTCGTGCAAGAGTGCAAGAAAATTGTGATACAACCGGAAATACTAGTTCACGCCCGcgcgacaacaacgacgacgaagaagaaggGAGAAGAAGTGCATCCGCAAGGCAGACGTGACGCAGCCGGAATCCAAGCGTATATACACgaaggaaaagggggaaaaaataaagcagCAACGAAAGAATAGGAAGCAGTAGCACCCCACACGCATCATCATCCAAACACAACGGAGagttccaaaaataaaaaaaaaacccacacacgGACGTTGTCGGTCGTCGTCAAGGCGACCAGCGGTCGTGTAGAGTGCGTACGTGcgttcgtgcgtgcgtgtgcttTCTGCTCTATTGGTTTGTGGAAGAACGCGCGTTCTTTCGATGTGTGAATTTCGCTCCTCCGTCAATGGTTTGCGATTGTGTGTGAAGCGCTAAAAACGTCAATTTTAGCAGTTGTTGATTTCGAAGCGTGAGAAAGTGACAGTGTCATTGTTAAAGGAGAGGTGCGTGCATCAAGtgaattggaaaacaaacaaattgatcggataaaacaaacgaaggaTAGCAAGGCGCGGCTACACAAGGACACTAATGATCGATGTAGGATGGCCTCGTCACCGACACCATCCTTAGACTCACTGCCGGGTGCATCAAACTCGATCGGTTCGTTCGGCGAACCGGCGGACTACCTGTCCGACTCGCCCCTGACCACGCTGAGCGGCGGCTCCGGCACCACGTCCGGCTCGTCTCCGCCGGCCAGCGACTCCGCCATCTGCGACGACTTCGCGACCTCGTCCAGCATCGAGTCGGCCCAGTCGAACAACGGCTCATCGGAGTCGCTCTTCCCGCGCTGCACCGGCTGCAAGAGCAAGCAGTCGGACGCGGTCGCCAAATGCATCGACTGCGTTAACTTCCTGTGCGCCAACTGCGTCACGGCGCACCAGTTCATGCACTGCTTCGATGGCCACTCGGTGTTCCGGATTGCCGGCACCGGTGGCAGTGGTGGCGGTCCGCTCGGACCGATCGTCTCGCTCGGCCTCCCGCTCGGGGGCTCCATGTCCACGAACGGCAACGCCCCAACAACGCCCACGCTCGGTGGGCTGCTCGGTGGGTCGGGCTTGGAGGGTCCACCGGGTTTGCTGGCCAGCAGCATCCTGAACGGCACCGACGGCGGAAAGATGctgaacggtggtggtggtttcgaGTCGTCCCATCCACGCCTCAGCTCGCTCAATCTGACCATCAAGGACGACGCCTGCAGTCTGGTGAAGTCAATCATGAACAATGTCATAACACCGCCGACCTCGAACGGCACTggaggtggtggcggcggcggcattGGTGCCCCGGGCAGTGGCAACGGTGGGTGTGgcgggagcagcagcagcaccagtagCACCAGCagtaacagcagcagcaatggtAGCAACGGAAGCAGCAGCCTGCTGAACCATCTCAACAGCCAGCTGTCGAACGTGATGCAGCCAACGTCCATGCTTGGCAGCACCGAGTTGCTGCTCTCGAACGGCctcggtggtggcggcggtctCGGTGGCCTGCTAGGGGGCAACGGTGGCACTGGCAGCAAGACGAACTACTTCTGCAAGCGTCACCAGAGCGAGCTGCTGAAGTTCTTCTGCCGCACGTGCAACGTGCCGGTGTGCAAGGACTGCATGCTGCTGGAGCATCCGAGCGGTGTGCACGAGTGCGAGCACAACAGCGATACCACGCCGAAGCAGATCGAGTCGCTGCTGCACACGGTCTCGGAGGTGCGGGCGAAGGCGCAGGAGCTGCGCTCGCTGATCAAGAACGTCGAGCACAGCAGCCAGCGCATCCAGCTGCAGTACCACAAGGCGCAGAACGAGATCAACGATACGCACCAGTTCTACCGGTCGATGGTGGACGAGCGCAAGGCCGAGCTGCAGAAGGAGCTGGAGAGCTTCTACAACGCGAAGTCGATGTCGCAGTCGGTGCTGCTGAACCGCAGCCAGGACCAGGTCGACAAGGTGCTGCAGAGCTGCGAGTTCGTCGAGCGGCTGACCAAGTGTGCCGGCCTGTCCGAGCTGAACATGCTGCGCAAGTTTCTCGAGAACAAACGGCTACTGTTTCCGGCCATCAGCAACGATCTGCAGGCATCGTACGAGCTCGAGTTCGTCTCGAACTATCAGGCGATCCAGATCGGCGTGCGCAACACGTACGGCTACATCCGGGCGAACTCAGACCTCAcgagcaccaccaccaagcaGCCACCGATCGCACGTCCCACATCCACCACGAACGGCGGGGGAGGTTCGCTGATTGGAGGCAATCGGAGCTCCAGTCCGTCCAACAGCAGCACCGGCAGCTTGAACCTGttgcaccatcaccatcactcGAACGGTGGCGGTTCGAATCTGTTGATGAACGGCGGTGGCCCACACCTGCTCGACCACCATCAGGTGCCACAGAACGCgcaccaacaacagcaccagcagcatcaacagcagcatcagcatcagcagcagcaacagcaccaccagcaacaccagcagcagcaacaacatcagcGTTCGTACGGCGGCGCTGGTTCAGCTGTGAACGGCCACAGTAACAACGGCGTTGGCCTGTCGACATCGCCCCTCAGCCTGGTCAATGGACTCGGGGGCGCCTTCGATACGACCAGCACCATCATCTCCAAGCGCTTCAACAGCGCCAATAGTCTCGGCCCGTTCGTCGGAGACGCGGGCCCGCTTGGGCAACCGATCGGCAATCCGTACGAGAAGTGGAGCAACGGAGGCACCGGCACCGATCTGTTCAACAACCTCGCCGACCAGTACACGATCCCGCTGAACCCGATCGGTGGAGGCggaggtggtggcggcggaggcggtggtggcggtggtggtggaggaggcggTGGCAGCGGACAGCAGGACTCGTCGACGGCGGCGGCCATGATCGATCTGTCGGCGAAGCTCATGTCGACCACGATGTTCCCGCCGAAGAGCCAGATCAAGCGGCAGAAGATGATCTACCACTGCAAGTTCGGTGAGTTCGGCGTGATGGAGGGTCAGTTCACGGAGCCGAGCGGGGTGGCAGTGAACGCCCAAAACGACATCATCGTCGCGGATACCAATAACCACCGGATACAGATCTTCGACAAGGAGGGCCGCTTCAAGTTCCAGTTCGGCGAGTGCGGCAAGCGTGACGGCCAGCTGCTCTACCCGAACCGGGTGGCGGTGGTGCGCACGTCCGGCGACATTATCGTGACCGAGCGGTCGCCGACGCACCAGATCCAGATCTACAACCAGTACGGCCAGTTCGTGCGCAAGTTCGGCGCGAACATTCTGCAGCATCCGCGCGGCGTCACCGTCGACAGCAAGGGCCGGATCGTGGTCGTCGAGTGCAAGGTGATGCGCGTCATCATCTTCGATCAGTCGGGCAACGTGCTGCAGAAGTTTGGCTGCAGCAAGCACCTGGAGTTCCCGAACGGCGTCGTCGTCAACGACAAGCAGGAGATCTTCATCAGCGACAACCGGGCGCACTGCGTGAAGGTGTTCAACTACGAGGGCCAGTTCCTGCGCCAGATCGGCGGCGAGGGCGTCACCAACTATCCGATCGGCGTCGGCATCAACGCCAGCGGTGAGATTCTGATCGCGGACAATCACAACAACTTCAACCTGACCATCTTCACGCAGGACGGACAGCTGGTGTCCGCGCTCGAGAGCAAGGTCAAGCACGCCCAGTGCTTCGACGTGGCGCTCATGGACGACGGTAGTGTGGTGCTGGCGAGCAAGGACTACCGGCTCTACATCTACCGATACGTGCAGGTTCCTCCGATCGGTCTGTAAGCGCATCGGCCCAACCCCGTGTGCCCCGGCGTCAACGACGGTGGTGGTCTTCCAGTTGGTAGAACGCGCGTGCGACAATGTGGCCTCCCAAGATAGTACTGTAAATACGTATGCCCCATCTCCACATAATCCCGTGCATGGTTGCTGCACACAAAAGTTGTACAGCGCTCGCGCCGTCTCTTGCAGCGCAGGGTGTTCAATATCCCGAACCAACGTCCCGATACAATCATCTTTCGAACGAGAGCTAGGGGAGTCGCCGGGACTTTTTCTTGTGATAGTGCCACACAACGTCTAAACCCCCCCAGTCACTAAAGCAGCGCCGGAGGACCACAAACCGCGTAGAGGAAGTGAAGTGTGTACACCGCAGTGTCACTTCCCAGAGGGATTAAACACTCTGGCGAAAGATTTATAAAAAGCAAACATGGATGAATGAATGAAGTGCAGAGAACAAGAAAGTGAAACAAGGACGACGCAGCCAAACCAACATTTTTGATGGGACCTATGTGCATatacatatgtgtgtgtgtatatatatgtatgtgtgtgtatgtgtgtgtgcatgctaGTGTGTTTACGTAACCGTAAGGAGTTCCACGCAAATGCTCAGAAGGATATGCATCGAACAATCAGACTTGAACTGAATCAAACAGGTAAATAAATGCGACTTCTAGTCTTTTCCCTAATGTTAAGTTGAGAATGCAAAAAGCTAGTATAGGAGgaaggaattttattttagatgCTTTTATTCGTTGAACGATCAGCAATTATAGTATTAGTAATTACCCGCGTGCCGTAgacgaaattaaaaaagacTTTACTGAATTTTCTTTGTGTCCATGTCATCACTGTTGATGAAAGTTGCTGATGATTTACTATCAATATTGCACTCACaagaatatgtttaaaaaagaagattTACTTCCCTCTGATGAGACTAAGATTAGTTCAGAAATTTCCATAGTCAAACGAAGTTGTAATTTAGCTTTCCTCGAGATATTTTGAGTTGGTTGGTAAAAGGCTAGCTAGGAGGCAATGCATTGCTTAAGCTGAAATACAATTAATTAAttcggtttttcgttttcgtttgttaacATTTTCAGATCtccaaaacaaatcgaaaaaaaacaaacagtcaaCCCCGTAAACGAAAAGATTGTTTTAGTGACATTACATTTAAGGTTCTTATTCTCGAGCATAAGAAGAACAGTGTGTAAAGTATGTGACTGGTAGAAACGTGCACGAACGCAGAGACGACGATCGCGTCCTGATTAAACGGTGACCGATCGTGAATGCGTGCACGTGTGCTTCCTATTAGCGAAAAGATTGTTGTTGACATATCGAATTTAGCACAAACTTTGTGTGCCAGCTGTGCTGCTGCTACAACCACGGAGTAGGAGGAGAAGGACACGGCACACGACGGCCATCAAACGGGCCCGATGCAGAGGCACGAGGGAAGATGGGACGATCCTCCAGAAGGCTCCCAAAGTCACGCCCGATTTTTGCTGCCACGCAGAGACACGCATCAACATCAGCGGAAGCAGCAGAAAGTGGTGCAGCATTGGGACCCATCGTCCTTTATGTGCAGGATGACGCTAGATTCAGGTGCTGTTGTGGATGTGCTGGGCTCACACAGACCCCCtaaacacacacgtacaccacACCCGACAGTGAAGAGAGGAAGAGGAGGGTCACGTAAGGGTCTTGCGTAGGATCCGGCAAGtaagatgtttgtttttcctgttgATTAGATCCCACCCAAACCCCACCACCATCATGCAGGATGCCGTAgcgaatgttttctttttcgatacGAGTACGAACTActtttaagttttgtttgttttctttttttaatgactattattatttttattattatcgttACGATCCGTGACTGTGTGCGACACACAAAGTTTGAAGGCGgtttgacgaaaaaaaaaattgtaaagcTGTAATAAGTGAACGTTGCGCCGCGTTGTACCGCTTCCTTGCAGTGAAGCACGAATACAGGGCGAGGATCGAACGCGCAACGCTGCACCACACCCCTGTGTATAGGCTCAGAACACTTACCCATCCACCCACCAGCCCCCCACAAACACTCCCCCACAcgcccacatacacacaaatcaGTTCAAACAGAAAGCAGCCTAGGATAAGTTGCTCGAAGAAAAGCGACCTGTTGTAGAAGATAGACACCGGTAAACGATAGACTGAGCTGAAACCTGGTGGTCCAGAGCACAAGTTCGATTGAAGAGCAGCgaaagtgtgtatgtgtgtatgtgtgtatgtgtgaccATGCGGGTCTGCGTGGGTATGTAGGCTTTAACTTTAGCCCCCCGCACGTAAGCTTATTTCAATTTGACTGAATTGCCCCGCGCAGAAGactattgttgaaatgttttttagtCCTTGCTTATATCGTATTATATTAATATATATAGTCTCTCTAGTTTGACGTGTTCCTCGataaatgtgtttatttttaacctttAAAACTCACGGTGTctatgttggtttttttttcttctctatcACCCTCTTTTGCGGTGGGGAAGCCAACCCAACCTCCCCTCCGGTCGAGGGTGACAGGTAGAAGTAAAGCAATCGTACGTGGCAGATGAATCCACTTAGTGTTGTAATTATTCTTCCGAGTCTGTAAGGAGGAAGAAATAGCGAAAGCGAAATCTTCGTCATTTCCCGTTTCATTTCGTTAGaagataaagaagaaaaaagagaagcaaCTTTACAATTGCGATCAAGATGCAAAAGCTATGACAAATAATTGATTACACAATTGAATATCGTTACTGGCGGAGTAGCAATTAGAAGATAGTTTTCGTCTTATCGTGTTCCGGAGCGAAATGTAAAGTGGGGTGTCCCAAAAGCAAACATCAACTTA
Coding sequences within:
- the LOC131265607 gene encoding brain tumor protein — encoded protein: MASSPTPSLDSLPGASNSIGSFGEPADYLSDSPLTTLSGGSGTTSGSSPPASDSAICDDFATSSSIESAQSNNGSSESLFPRCTGCKSKQSDAVAKCIDCVNFLCANCVTAHQFMHCFDGHSVFRIAGTGGSGGGPLGPIVSLGLPLGGSMSTNGNAPTTPTLGGLLGGSGLEGPPGLLASSILNGTDGGKMLNGGGGFESSHPRLSSLNLTIKDDACSLVKSIMNNVITPPTSNGTGGGGGGGIGAPGSGNGGCGGSSSSTSSTSSNSSSNGSNGSSSLLNHLNSQLSNVMQPTSMLGSTELLLSNGLGGGGGLGGLLGGNGGTGSKTNYFCKRHQSELLKFFCRTCNVPVCKDCMLLEHPSGVHECEHNSDTTPKQIESLLHTVSEVRAKAQELRSLIKNVEHSSQRIQLQYHKAQNEINDTHQFYRSMVDERKAELQKELESFYNAKSMSQSVLLNRSQDQVDKVLQSCEFVERLTKCAGLSELNMLRKFLENKRLLFPAISNDLQASYELEFVSNYQAIQIGVRNTYGYIRANSDLTSTTTKQPPIARPTSTTNGGGGSLIGGNRSSSPSNSSTGSLNLLHHHHHSNGGGSNLLMNGGGPHLLDHHQHQQQQQHHQQHQQQQQHQRSYGGAGSAVNGHSNNGVGLSTSPLSLVNGLGGAFDTTSTIISKRFNSANSLGPFVGDAGPLGQPIGNPYEKWSNGGTGTDLFNNLADQYTIPLNPIGGGGGGGGGGGGGGGGGGGGGSGQQDSSTAAAMIDLSAKLMSTTMFPPKSQIKRQKMIYHCKFGEFGVMEGQFTEPSGVAVNAQNDIIVADTNNHRIQIFDKEGRFKFQFGECGKRDGQLLYPNRVAVVRTSGDIIVTERSPTHQIQIYNQYGQFVRKFGANILQHPRGVTVDSKGRIVVVECKVMRVIIFDQSGNVLQKFGCSKHLEFPNGVVVNDKQEIFISDNRAHCVKVFNYEGQFLRQIGGEGVTNYPIGVGINASGEILIADNHNNFNLTIFTQDGQLVSALESKVKHAQCFDVALMDDGSVVLASKDYRLYIYRYVQVPPIGL